The sequence CGATCGCCCTGATCTCGCTCGACGGCGACGATCGCGGCCCGCACGTGCGGGCTTGCCGCGAGTGGATCGTCGCGCATATTTGAGGGCGAGGGTGGGGGCTGCATTGACGTGCGGTTGCGCTCAGGGCAGCGTCGCCAGCCGTGAGCGCAGCGCGGCGTAGAAACCGTCCGCGTCGACTTCGGTGATCCATGTCGCGTTCGGCTTGCGTCCGCTGTGGCCGCTCCAGTCCACCACGGTTTCGCCGAGCGTCCATTCGCCGACGGTCTCGATCATCACGTTGACCTCGCGTCCCTTGAACAACGACGGGTCGATCAGATAGCCGGTCGCGCACGGGTCGTACATCGGCGCGGATTCGACGCCGCGGCGGCCCTTCTGATAGGCGACTTCCGCGGCCATGATGTCGGCCGCCATCGTCCCGCAACGGTTGCCGAGCGCGCGAATCGGCGCGATACGCGTGGGCGTGATCGGCGCTTTCACGGCGACGTCGCGCGGCAGCACGACGATCGGCACGCCGCTCGCGAATACCACCTGTGCGGCTTGCGGATCGACATAGATGTTGAATTCCGCGGCCGGCGTGATGTTGCCGCGTTCGAAGAACGCGCCGCCCATCAGCACGATGTCGCGAATGCCGTTGCGGATCTCCGGCGCTTCGATCAAAGCCGTGGCCAGGTTGGTCAGCGGGCCGAGCGCGCAGAGCGTCACGCTGTGCGGCGCCGCCGCGCGCAGCGTCTCGATCAGGAACGCCACCGCGTGTTGCGGCGCGAGCGGCGCCAGCGGTTCGTGCAAGGACACACCGTCGAGGCCGGTCTTGCCGTGGACGTTGGCGGCCGTGATCAGTTCGCGCGCGAGCGGCCGCGGGCAGCCGGCATAGACCGGCAGCGAATGCGTGCGCCCGGCCCAGTCGCGGACGATGCGCGCGTTGCGTTCGGTCAGATCGAGCGGCACGTTGCCGGCCACCGTGGTGATCGCGCGTAGGTCGAGCCGGTCGCTGGCGCCGAGCGCGAACAGGATCGCGATCGCGTCGTCCTGGCCCGGATCGCAGTCGATGATCACGCTGCGGCGCGCGTTGTCCTGCGCCATGGCGGCGCTGGAGGAGGCGGCGGCCGCCTCCGCATTGGCGCCTTGATTTGAAGGTGCCGTCTGCGCCGTCATTGTCGTCGCCGCGCCCGCCAGCATCGGCCACGAAGACGCGCCCGCGGCCAGCCCCATCGCCGTGCGCAAAAACTTGCGGCGCGGCTGTGCAGAAGCGATCGGAGCAATCGGCGCAATCGGATCGGTCGGTGCAAGCAAAGCGGCCGGATCAAAGCATTTCGTCATGGTCAGCTCTGGCGTCAAAACACGTGGCGCATGCCGACCGTGGTAATCATCTGCCGGATGCCGGTGGATTGCGCGTAAGCAAAGATCTGCGCGTGTTGTGCATCGCCCGCCGCCTGCTGCGCGATCACCGTCAGCGCGATGTCGGTGCGTTTCGACAGGAAGTAATCGGCCTGCAGATTCACCTGATGCCATTTGGGCCTCGTGTTGATCACATCGTATTTGCCGTCGGTGAAGGCGTACGCGGCGCCGAGAATGAACGCGGGCGTCACGTGATAGTTCACGTTCAGGTTGTAGTTCTGCAAACGCAGATGCGAACCGTCGAGATAATCGTAGCGGACATCCGTGAACAGCGCGGCGAATTGCGCGGCACCGACCGTGTAGAAACCGCCCGTGCCGAAGATGCGCTGTTTGCTCGCGAAGGCGGCCGGATGCAACGCGCTTTTCGCGAAGATCAGCAGCGACGAGGCGTAGTCGTTCGAGATCGCGCCGTCCTGGTTGGTGGCGCTGTACGGATTGTTGTACTGCGCGTAGACCACGCTCCATTTCAGCGGACCGTGCTCGTAACCGGCGCCGAAACTGTAGGCGTTGTTGTTGGCGAAACCGGTGGCGTTGCTGAAACCGTATTCGGCGGTGGCTTTCAGGCCGCGATAGTCGGGCGTCACGTATTTCACCGCGTTCTGCACACGGATGTCGTTATAGCCGTTGTCGTTATCGCCGATGTTGACGCCGTTGCTCGCAATGATCACCGGGCCGACGTAGTCGTGCACTGTGTCGTACTGACGGCCGAAAGTCAGCGTGCCGTAGCGTTTGCTGGCGAGTCCCACGAACGCCTGGCGGCCGAACTCGCGGCCGTTTTGCGACGCGGTGCCGGTCATCACGTTGAAGCCGTTTTCCAGCTGGAAAATCGCGCTCGTGCCGCCGCCCAGATCTTCCACGCCTTTCAGGCCCCAGCGCGGATTCTGGTTGGTGCCCGACAGCGCCTGCCACGCGTTCTTGCCGCCCTGGTTCGTCGCATAGCCGACGCCCGCCGAAATCAGGCCATACAGCGTGACGGTGCTTTGCGCATGCGCGGCGCCGGAGAGCGCGCCGGCAATCGCGAGAGGGGCGAACTTGAGTAGTTTCATCGTGGTCCAGTAGCGGAAAGAGAGGGCGCCGAGCGTGCGGCGCATTCGAACTGGGCTCGACTATACGAAGCCGTCGGCTATAAAAATAATGTTGTTTTCTTATAGTTCTATAAATTAAATCTATTCAACGTGCGGGCGGCGGACCGGCAACGCGACGTGGGTTCGTTGCCGTGTTGCGCGTTTGCCGCGTCGGCCAAATTTTATTTTTTCGACCTGATTCGGCTCGCTATACTTTCCATATGTGGTTATATATTCCACATATGGAACAAAAACAAGCTAAAGCGACGAGACCCCTCATGACCCGAAACCTGACCATCAATCTGCGGATCGCGATCACCATCGCGTTTCTCGGCGCACTGCTGATCGCGACCGGCGCGCTCGGCATTCTCGGCATGAACGAAAGCAACGAAGCGCAGCACGACGCGTACACGGTGCATTTCGCGTCGGTGGTGGCGCTCGGCAAGTCGGGCACGGCGATGTCGCGGGCGCGCTTTGGACTCGACTGGGCGATGAGCAATCCGCACTCGCCGCAACTGAACGCGCAACTCGACCGCGCGCGCATGCTGCTCGGCGATTCGGACAAATGGTGGAACACGTTCCGCGAATTGCCGAAAACGCCTGAATTGCAACGCCTCACCGACGACCTCGACGCCAAACGCACCGCCGTGCGACACGACGGCATCGACCAGTTGATCGCGGCGATTCGCGGCGGCAACGCGAGCTGGATGGACGAAAGCCGCGCGGCGCATCTGATCGGCCTCTACACCGCAATGAACACGAGCCAGGGCGCGCTGGAGGACTATCTGAACCAGCAGGCGAGCGACGCGAGCGAGCGCTCGGCGGCGCTGTTTCATACGCTGCTGGTCGCATGCGTCGCCAGCGTTCTGGTGGGCTTGACGGTCGCGGTTATCAGTTGGCGCACGTTGCGACGCGCGATCATGGCGCCGCTGCACGACGCGCTGCGCCAGTTCGACGCGATCGCTGCCGGCGAGCTGACCACGCGTGTGACGATCCGCTCGAACGACGAAATGGCCACGCTGCTGCGCGGCGTCGCGTCGATGCAGGACAAGCTCGGCGCGACCGTCACCACGGTGCGGGCCGGTTCGCATTCGATCGCGTCGTCCACGCAACAGATCGCCGCCGGCAATCTCGATCTGTCGCAGCGCACCGAGGAACAGGCGGCTTCGCTCGAACAGACCGCGGCGGCGATGGAGCAGCTCACGTCGACGGTGCAGTTGAATGCGCAGAACGCGTATCACGCCAGCGAGCTGGCCTCGCGCGCGTCGGCCATGGCCGCGCGTGGGCGCGATTCGGTCGGCAGCATGGTCGAGACGATGCGGGTGATTCACGCGGGTTCGTCGAAGATGACCGGCATCATTACCGCGATCGAAGGGATCGCGTTTCAGACCAATATTCTTGCGCTGAACGCGGCCGTCGAAGCGGCGCGTGCCGGCGAGGAAGGGCGTGGCTTCGCGGTGGTGGCCGGCGAGGTGCGCAGTCTCGCGCAACGCTCCGCGGCGGCGGCGAAGGAAATCGGCGCGCTGATCGCGGAGTCGACGGCGCGCGTGGAGAGCGGCGCGGGCCTCGTCAACGAAGCGGGCGCGACGATGCAGGAGATCGAAGCGGAGATTGGCCGGGTGGCGAAGATCGTCGGCGAGATCGCGGCGGCGTCGAAAGAGCAGAGCGACGGCATCCAGCAGGTGAGCCTCGCCGTCACACAGATGGACGAGGTCACGCAGCACAACGCCGCGCTCGTCGAGGAGAGCGCGGCGACCGCGAATTCGCTCGCGGATCAGGCGCGGCAATTGAGCGAATTGACCGCGGCGTTCAAGGTGGCGAGCGATCGACCGGAGCGGCCCACGCGAGCCATGCAAACGGCGTAAATCACGAAACGGCGTAAAGCGCGTTGCCCGCCTGACGATCCGCGCAGCGCTTTGCGCGCCGCTCGGTCCGTTACAGCACGAGGCTCAAGCCGGCATCTTGCGGAACGCGATCGCAAAGCGATTCCACGCGTTGATCGCGGACACCAGCAGCGTCAGATCGACCAGTTCTTCGTCACTGAAGTGCGGGCGCACAGCTTCCCACACCGCGTTGGGCACATGCTCGTGCGACACCAGCGTCACCGCTTCGGTCCATTCGAGCGCGGCGCGTTCGCGATCGGTGAAGAACGGCGTTTCGCGCCATACCACCACGGTCGCGAGACGGCGTTCGGTTTCGCCGCCCTTGCGGGCGTCGCTCACGTGCATGTCGACGCAGTACGCGCAGCCGTTGATCTGCGACGCGCGCAGCCGCACCAGTTCGGCCAGCGGTTTTTCGAGCGCCGATTTGCCGATGCGTTCTTCGACGCCGAGCAGGGCTTTGACGGCGGCGGGGTTGGCTTTGTAGAAGTCGAGGCGTTGTTCCATGGTTCACTCCTGAGTCGGGTTGGACGCATGCGGTGATGCGATGAGTGAAGATTAGGCGCTCGATTGGCTTTGTAAAATAACCGATTCAGGCTATTTTAAGGTAACCACTTTGGCGGCCTTCGGGGCGGCTGCTTTGCCGCCCGCGTTGCCGCCCGATAACACAGGTCGGCCACGCGCAGCGCCCCGCGCCGAGCGTCCTTACCGCGCGTAATGGCATCGTTGCCGCGCTTCGGGCGATTCTGTATGGTGAGCCATCGCCTTCCACAGAGAGACCGCATGACTTCCGCCGCCGACCAACCCACGCCGCCCATCCGCACCGACGTCCTGATCGTCGGCGCCGGCCCCGTGGGGCTTTTTGCCGCTTTCGAAGCGGGCGTGCTCGGCCTCACCTGCGAGATCGTCGACGGTCTCGACAAGGTTGGCGGTCAATGCATCGAGCTGTATCCGGACAAGCCGATCTACGATATTCCCGCGATTCCGTCGTGCACCGCACGCGAGTTGGTGGAGCGTCTGATGGCGCAATGCAAACCGTTCAACGTGCCGATTCATCTGGAGCAGCGCGTCGAGTCGGTCGAGCAGCGCGCCGATGGACGCTGGACCGTGCGCACCGAGCGCGGCCTTGCGTTCGATGTCGCCGCGATTTTGCTCGCTGCGGGCAACGGCGCATTCGTGCCGCAGAAGCTCGCGCTCGCCGAAGCCGTGCCGCTCGAATCGCGCCATGTGCACTACAGCGTGCCGCGCCTCGCCGATTTCGCTGACAAGCATGTCGTCGTAGCCGGCGGCGGCGATTCCGCGCTCGACTGGGTGCTAGCGCTGCGCAAGGTCGCGCGGCACGTCACGCTGGTGCATCGGCGCAATGGTTTCAGCGCGGCGGATTCGAGCGTCGAGCTGATGCGGCGCGCGGTCGAGGCAGGCGAGATGGACTTCGTCATCGGCGCGATCGCCGGGCTCACCGTTGAAGACGATGCGTTGAAGGCGATCACGTTGCGCGGCCTCGACGGCGAGACGCAACTCGAGGCGGAGCATCTGGTCGCGCTATACGGACTCGTTGCCGACCTCGGACCGATCGCGCAGTGGGGACTGTCGATTCACGGCGGCCGCATCGACGTGGATACGTCGAACTATGAAAGCTCGCGGCCCGGTATTTTCGCGGCCGGCGACATCGCCAACTATCCGAACAAGCAGAAGCTGATTCTGTCCGGTTTCCACGAGGCGTCGCTGGCGCTGCGCAAGGCGTATTCGTATGCGTACCCGGAAAAAAAGCGCATGCATGTGCATTCCAGTTACGACGCGAAGCTCGCGGAAAAGCTCGGCGCGGTGGGTTGAGCGTCGCGATGGCGCCATGCCGTTCGGCGGCTTCGGCGCAGTCAATCTGAAAGAGCCGGTAGGGAACGAAACGTCCCTGCCGGCTCTTTTTTACCTGCGGACTACGACGTGGGGCGAGGCGTCAAGTCGTTTCATTTCCCCGCGGGTTGGCTAGCGGCGGCGGCCGCGCTGGCCGCCTTGTCCTTTTTCTTCGCTTCGTGGTGGCCGATCGCGCAGCCTGCCGCCGCACCGGCTACGCCATGGTCGCCGGCCACGTGGCCGGCCACGCCGCCCACGACGGCGCCCTTGGTACAGCCCTCGGCATGCACGGCGGTGTTGGCGAGCGCCATGACGGCGGCGAGGGCAACGGTGGTGAAGGCTCGTTTCAATTGATGCTCCTGGTTTTAATGAGAGTGCGTACAGGACCAGCAATTGCGAGGCCTGGGCACGACGGCGTTCATGCTGTCGAACGCGCCTCAGGTGAAACCATGAGCCCGGCGGCGGCCGCCTCCCGGTGTATGCTTTTGGACGGTTGCCCACTTCCCCTTCCTTGCCGCAATGAACCAGCTCGACGTCCCGCCCGCCGATGACAATGACGAACCCGCACCGGCCGGGGCCCCGTTCCCGGCACGGAAGCGCGCGCCCGCCGGCGTCGATTACGGCATGCTGGTCCAGGCGATCGAAGACTATGCGATCTTCCTGCTGGATGCGACCGGCCACATCGTCAGTTGGAGCGCCGGCGCGCAGAAGCTGAAGGGGTACACGGAAGCGGAGATCATCGGCGAGCACTTTTCGCGCTTCTACACCGCCGAAGCGGTGGCACGCGGCTGGCCCGCGTACGAACTGCAGCAGGCGTCGCTGACCGGCCGTTTCGAGGACGAAGGCTGGCGCGTGCGCAAGGACGGCACGACCTTCTGGTCGAACGTCGTGATCACGGCGATCCGCGACCAGGACGGCAAAGTCACGGGCTTCGCCAAGATCACGCGCGACCTGACCGCGCAACGCGAGTATCTGGAAGCGTTGCGGCAGAGCGAAGAGCGTTTCCGGCTGCTGGTGGATAGCGTGAAGGACTACGCGATCTTCATGCTCGATCCGGACGGCAATGTGATCAGCTGGAACGCCGGCGCGGCGCGCATCAAAGGCTATTCGCGCGACGACATTGTCGGCCGGCATTTCTCGACGTTCTATCCGCCGGAGGATGTCGCGGCGGGTAAGCCCGCGCGCGAGCTGGCGATCGCCCGCCAGATCGGTCACGTCGAGGACGAAGGCTGGCGCGTGCGCAAGGACGGCACGACCTTCTGGGCCAACGTCAACATTACCGCCGTGTACGACGAGACGAAGCGCTTGCGCGGCTTCGCCAAGGTCACGCGCGATCTGACCGAACGGCGTCAACGCGAAGAGTTGGAGCGCTCGAGCGACCGCATGCGCACGTTTCTCGCGACCCTCGCGCATGAATTGCGCAATCCGCTCGCGCCGGTGCGCAACGCGCTCGGCGTGATGCAACTGGAGACCGGCGTGAGTCCCACGCTGGCGCGTTCGCGCGATCTGATCGACCGCCAGGTCACGCATCTCACGCGACTGGTCGACGATCTGCTCGACGTCGGCCGGATCATGTCGGACAAAGTCGAGTTGCGCGTGACCGATGTCGATCTGGCCGAAGTGGTGGCGCGCGGCATCGAAGCGGCGCGGCCGTTTACCGACGCGCACGAACAGCGTGTCGTCGTGCATTTGCCGCACGATCCGGTGGTGGTGCGTGGTGACATGACGCGTCTCGTGCAGGTGCTGCAGAACCTGCTGCACAACGCGTCGAAATTCTCGCCGGTGGGCAGCCGTGTCGACGTGCAGGGGCGTATCGAGCATCGCATGGCGGTGCTTGAAGTGCGCGACCAGGGACGCGGGATTCCCGTGCGTTCGCTCGACCGGATTTTCGAATTGTTCGCGCAGGAGAAGGACGGCCTGACCGCGGGCGCGGGCGGCCTCGGTATCGGCCTGACGCTGTGCAAATCGCTGGTCGAGATGCATGGCGGCAGCATTCTCGCGACTAGCGAAGGCGCGGGATGCGGCAGCAGCTTCACGGTGAGCCTGCCGCTGGCCGCCGCGCCGTCCACGGCGGCGGACGATGCGCCGAACGCGGCGGACGGTGAAGTTGCGCCGCTGCGTATTCTGCTGGTCGACGACAATCGCGATTCGGCCGACAGTCTCGCCATGCTGCTCGAACTCAAGGGCCACACGGTGCGGATCGCCTACGAAGGGCAGCAGGCGCTCGACGTCGCGCCGCGTTTCGCGCCGCACCTCGCGGTGATCGATCTGGCGATGCCGAAAATGGACGGCTTCGCGACGATCGCCGGGCTGCTTGCCATGCCTGAACTCGGGAATACGATGTTTGCGGCCATGACCGGCTTCGGTCATGCGAGCGATCGTGAACGTACGCGCGAAGCGGGGTTCGATGTGCATCTGGTGAAGCCGGTGGAACTGGCGCTGTTCGATGATCTGCTGGCGCAGGTCGAGGCGCGGCGTAGCGGCCGGGCTGCGGGTTAGGCTTCTCTCAATGTGGCGCGTGCTTCACTTATGGCGAAGCGTTCCTCGCTGATAACAGACTGTGCCTCGCTTATCACCGAGCGTCTTCGGGCACGTGCTGCCCAAACTATCTTCTGTCAAAACCCTGTCCGCGCGGCTGTGATGCGTGCGGCACGACGCTTGCTGAGCGTCTTCATGCGCGGCGGCGCCTGACACTCCGCCGGCACCTGATCGACAGCTTCTGGGAGGCACGATGCTCGATACGCGAGATCGTGCGGCCGGCGTCAGCGCGCGGCCGCCGCAAAGGTTTGACACGGCTCATCGCGCGCGTGAGACAGCGCGTGCGCAGCCCATGGTGGCGCCTTCCGCGGCGTTGGAAGATTTTCTGCGTAACACGCGTTTCGATCCTCACGATTCCGCTTCGCTCGGTGATGTGTTGCGCGCGCTGGTCGAATACGGCTGTGATCGTGCGCCGTTTGTGCCACTGCCAGGCCATGGTCAGACTTTGGCGCGGTGGCGCGCGTTGGCTGCGGTGGCCGCCTGCGATCTCGGGCTTGTCAAACTCTTCGAAGGCCATACGGATGCGTTGGCGATTCTTGCGGAGTTGGGCGGTCCTGCTGTGGCGTCGGGAAGTCGTTGGGCAGTGTGGGCGGCGGAGCCGCCGGATGCCCGGGTGGTGGCGAGGGTGGGAAATACTCAAAGGGTTGACGGGCAAGCGGGACACGCGGGACAAGTGGGACAAGCAGAGCAAGCAGATCAGGTGGGGCTGCCGGGTTTCGCGGAGCGGATCGCTCAACACACGCAAGTGCATCTCACCGGCACGAAGGCCTGGTGTTCGGGCGCGGCCGTCGTCAGCCATGCGCTCGTGACCGCGTGGCTGGACGACGAACCCGTGCTCGTGGCCGTCGCGATGGATCATCCGACGATCGCGATCGATTCGTCGAAATGGCAGGCTGTCGGCATGCAGGCCACGGCTAGCGCTGACGTCCGCTTCGCGCAGACCCCCGCGACACTGATCGGCACGGCGCACGCGTACGTGCGCCGGCCAGGTTTCTGGCAGGGCGGAGCAGGCATCGCCGCGTGCTGGTACGGCGCCGCCGCGCGGATCGGTGAACGGGTGCGCGAGACGTCGTCGCCTCAGGCGGATGCGCATCGTCTGGCGCATCTGGGCGCGATCGACGTTGCGTTGGCATCGGCCGCTGCCGTGCTGCGCGAAGCCGCTGCGTGGATCGACGCAAACCCGCTCGCCGACGCGCAACGCGTGGCGCTGCGCGCACGCCTCGTCGTGGAGGCGGCGGCGACTGAAGTCATGCATCACGCGACCCGCGCGCTTGGCGCGGGTCCGTTGTGCCGTGACGCACGTTTTGCGCGTGCGCTGGCGGATTTGCCGGTGTTTTTGCGGCAAAGCCACGCGGAGCGCGATCTTGCCGCGCTCGGCGCGCTGATGACGGCCACGCATAACAATGCGGGCACCGATGCGCACGCGAACTCCCATTCAAACGCCACGGCCAACTCGAACGCCAACTCGAACACGAGCGCCAACGTCGCCCCTCACGATCCGGGAACCGCGCCATGGACGCTCTAACGCCCCGCACCGAGGACCGGCCCGCTGACACGACATCGACCTCGCCATCATCCTCACCAACAACCTATTTCGACAACCTCTACCGCCGCAGCGACGACCCCTGGAACCTGCGCGAAGGCTGGTACGAAAGCCGCAAACGCTCGCTCACCCTCGCGCTATTACCGCGTCCGCGCTACCGCAACGCATTCGAACCCGGCTGCGCGAACGGCGAACTGACCTTCGAACTGGCCAAACGCTGCGACGCATTACTCGCAGCCGATCTCCACGAACGCGCCGTGCAACTCGCCGGCGAACGCATGGCCGGCGCATCGCAAGTCCGTATCGAACGACGCACCGTGCCGCGCGATTGGCCCGTCGAGGCCGGCCCCTTCGATCTGATCGTGATCAGCGAATTCGCCTATTACCTGCACGCGGCCGAGCTCGACGCGCTCGCCGGATGCATCGCCGCGTCGCTCACGCCGGACGGCACGCTGCTCGCCTGTCACTGGCGCCGGCCCTTCGCCGAAGCGCTCGAATCCGCCGACACCGCGCATGCGTTGTTCGATGCGCGTTGCGGCCTGACGCGTCTAGCGCATCACGACGAAGCCGATCTGCTGATCGACGTCTGGTCGCGCGACGCACGTTCGGTGGCGCAACGCGAGGGGCTCCTATGATCGGCGTGATCGTTCCGGCGCATAACGAAGAGGCGTTGCTGGCGCCTTGCCTCGCGGCCTTGCTCGGCGCGTCGCGGCATGAGGACCTGGTGGGCGAAACCGTGCGCATCGTGGTCGTGCTCGATGCCTGCGACGACTTCAGCGGCGCCATCGCGCGCGCGTACGGCGTCGAGACCTTGACACTGAAGGCGCGCAACGTCGGCATTGCGCGCGCGACGGGCGCGGATTTTTTACTCGCCGACGGCGCCCGCTGGCTCGCTTTCACCGACGCCGACAGCCGCGTGTCGGCGGGCTGGCTGGTCGCGCAACTCTCGCTGGATGCGGATGCCGTGTGCGGCTCGATTGCCGTCGACGACTGGACCTCGCATCCGCTCAGCGTGCGCGAGTATTTTCGCAAGACGTATGTGGATGCCGATGGTCATCGGCATATTCACGGCGCGAACCTGGGCGTGTCCGCCGACGCGTATCGTCGCGCGGGCGGCTTTCCACCGCTGACCTGCAGTGAAGACGTCGCGCTGGTCGACCGCTTGATCGCGACCGGCGCGCGCATTGCGTGGAGCGCCGCGCCGCGCGTGATCACCAGTGCGCGCGCGGTCGCCCGCGCACGCGGCGGCTTCGGCGATACGCTCGCGGCGTGGGCGGCGGGATGACTGAAGTTCACCCACGCCCGCCGCGCGCGATTTCCTCACCCGCGCGATGCGGCATGCGCAGCGTGACCGGAATCGACGCGAGCGAGCACAGCCCCACCACCAGAAACGCCGGCCAGAAATCCGACCACATGATGCTCGGATGCCCGTTCAGCGCGCGCGAAATCTGCAGCACGATGCCGCCTATCGTCACGCCGAGACCGAGCGACATCTGCTGCACGACGCTGCCGAGGCTCGTCGCGCGGCCCACGTCGCGGCTGGCGATTTCGGCGTAGGTCAGCGAATTCAGACTCGTGAACTGCAAGGCCGGGAAGAAGCCGCCGAGCAGCACCACGACCCAGATGAGCCAGGCCGGCGTGCCGGGGAAAAACAGGCCGCAGGCCGCGATCGAGATGCCCGACAACACGGCGTTGACCACCAGCACCGAACGGAAGCCGAACCGGTGCAGCACGTTCGACGCGATCACCCGCATGAACATGCCGCCGAATGCGGACGCGCAAGTAATCAACCCGGATTCGAACGCGCTCATGCCGTGGCCTTCCTGCAGCATCAGCGGCAACAGAAACGGCAGCGCGCCGAGGCCGATGCGAAACAGCGAGCCGCCCAGCACACTCGCCTGAAACGTCGGCACCTTGAAAAAGCGCAGATCCAGCAGCGGATGCTCGACGCGTTGCGCGTAGGCGATGTAGCCGAGCAGCAGCACGGCGCCGCTCGCGCACATGCCGAACGCGTTCTGATTCGATATCAGCTCGCCGCCCACCAGCGAAAGCCCGAGCAGCAGCAACACCGCGCCCGCCGCCGACAGCAGGAAACCGATCCAGTCGAGTGGGCCCGGGTCCGGTTCACGCGTGTTGGCGATATGCCGGTTGGTCAGATAAATGCCGAGCATGCCGATCGGCACGTTGATGAAGAAAATCAGCCGCCAGTGCAGATACGTGGTGATGAAGCCGCCGAGCAGCGGGCCGGCGGCGGGGCCGAGCAGGGCGGGCACGCTCAGATAGTTCATCGCGCGAATAAAGTCGGCTTT is a genomic window of Paraburkholderia bryophila containing:
- a CDS encoding nucleoside hydrolase, giving the protein MTKCFDPAALLAPTDPIAPIAPIASAQPRRKFLRTAMGLAAGASSWPMLAGAATTMTAQTAPSNQGANAEAAAASSSAAMAQDNARRSVIIDCDPGQDDAIAILFALGASDRLDLRAITTVAGNVPLDLTERNARIVRDWAGRTHSLPVYAGCPRPLARELITAANVHGKTGLDGVSLHEPLAPLAPQHAVAFLIETLRAAAPHSVTLCALGPLTNLATALIEAPEIRNGIRDIVLMGGAFFERGNITPAAEFNIYVDPQAAQVVFASGVPIVVLPRDVAVKAPITPTRIAPIRALGNRCGTMAADIMAAEVAYQKGRRGVESAPMYDPCATGYLIDPSLFKGREVNVMIETVGEWTLGETVVDWSGHSGRKPNATWITEVDADGFYAALRSRLATLP
- a CDS encoding porin, whose protein sequence is MKLLKFAPLAIAGALSGAAHAQSTVTLYGLISAGVGYATNQGGKNAWQALSGTNQNPRWGLKGVEDLGGGTSAIFQLENGFNVMTGTASQNGREFGRQAFVGLASKRYGTLTFGRQYDTVHDYVGPVIIASNGVNIGDNDNGYNDIRVQNAVKYVTPDYRGLKATAEYGFSNATGFANNNAYSFGAGYEHGPLKWSVVYAQYNNPYSATNQDGAISNDYASSLLIFAKSALHPAAFASKQRIFGTGGFYTVGAAQFAALFTDVRYDYLDGSHLRLQNYNLNVNYHVTPAFILGAAYAFTDGKYDVINTRPKWHQVNLQADYFLSKRTDIALTVIAQQAAGDAQHAQIFAYAQSTGIRQMITTVGMRHVF
- a CDS encoding methyl-accepting chemotaxis protein; protein product: MTRNLTINLRIAITIAFLGALLIATGALGILGMNESNEAQHDAYTVHFASVVALGKSGTAMSRARFGLDWAMSNPHSPQLNAQLDRARMLLGDSDKWWNTFRELPKTPELQRLTDDLDAKRTAVRHDGIDQLIAAIRGGNASWMDESRAAHLIGLYTAMNTSQGALEDYLNQQASDASERSAALFHTLLVACVASVLVGLTVAVISWRTLRRAIMAPLHDALRQFDAIAAGELTTRVTIRSNDEMATLLRGVASMQDKLGATVTTVRAGSHSIASSTQQIAAGNLDLSQRTEEQAASLEQTAAAMEQLTSTVQLNAQNAYHASELASRASAMAARGRDSVGSMVETMRVIHAGSSKMTGIITAIEGIAFQTNILALNAAVEAARAGEEGRGFAVVAGEVRSLAQRSAAAAKEIGALIAESTARVESGAGLVNEAGATMQEIEAEIGRVAKIVGEIAAASKEQSDGIQQVSLAVTQMDEVTQHNAALVEESAATANSLADQARQLSELTAAFKVASDRPERPTRAMQTA
- a CDS encoding carboxymuconolactone decarboxylase family protein, producing the protein MEQRLDFYKANPAAVKALLGVEERIGKSALEKPLAELVRLRASQINGCAYCVDMHVSDARKGGETERRLATVVVWRETPFFTDRERAALEWTEAVTLVSHEHVPNAVWEAVRPHFSDEELVDLTLLVSAINAWNRFAIAFRKMPA
- a CDS encoding NAD(P)/FAD-dependent oxidoreductase; protein product: MTSAADQPTPPIRTDVLIVGAGPVGLFAAFEAGVLGLTCEIVDGLDKVGGQCIELYPDKPIYDIPAIPSCTARELVERLMAQCKPFNVPIHLEQRVESVEQRADGRWTVRTERGLAFDVAAILLAAGNGAFVPQKLALAEAVPLESRHVHYSVPRLADFADKHVVVAGGGDSALDWVLALRKVARHVTLVHRRNGFSAADSSVELMRRAVEAGEMDFVIGAIAGLTVEDDALKAITLRGLDGETQLEAEHLVALYGLVADLGPIAQWGLSIHGGRIDVDTSNYESSRPGIFAAGDIANYPNKQKLILSGFHEASLALRKAYSYAYPEKKRMHVHSSYDAKLAEKLGAVG
- a CDS encoding PAS domain-containing hybrid sensor histidine kinase/response regulator, with amino-acid sequence MNQLDVPPADDNDEPAPAGAPFPARKRAPAGVDYGMLVQAIEDYAIFLLDATGHIVSWSAGAQKLKGYTEAEIIGEHFSRFYTAEAVARGWPAYELQQASLTGRFEDEGWRVRKDGTTFWSNVVITAIRDQDGKVTGFAKITRDLTAQREYLEALRQSEERFRLLVDSVKDYAIFMLDPDGNVISWNAGAARIKGYSRDDIVGRHFSTFYPPEDVAAGKPARELAIARQIGHVEDEGWRVRKDGTTFWANVNITAVYDETKRLRGFAKVTRDLTERRQREELERSSDRMRTFLATLAHELRNPLAPVRNALGVMQLETGVSPTLARSRDLIDRQVTHLTRLVDDLLDVGRIMSDKVELRVTDVDLAEVVARGIEAARPFTDAHEQRVVVHLPHDPVVVRGDMTRLVQVLQNLLHNASKFSPVGSRVDVQGRIEHRMAVLEVRDQGRGIPVRSLDRIFELFAQEKDGLTAGAGGLGIGLTLCKSLVEMHGGSILATSEGAGCGSSFTVSLPLAAAPSTAADDAPNAADGEVAPLRILLVDDNRDSADSLAMLLELKGHTVRIAYEGQQALDVAPRFAPHLAVIDLAMPKMDGFATIAGLLAMPELGNTMFAAMTGFGHASDRERTREAGFDVHLVKPVELALFDDLLAQVEARRSGRAAG
- a CDS encoding acyl-CoA dehydrogenase; protein product: MLDTRDRAAGVSARPPQRFDTAHRARETARAQPMVAPSAALEDFLRNTRFDPHDSASLGDVLRALVEYGCDRAPFVPLPGHGQTLARWRALAAVAACDLGLVKLFEGHTDALAILAELGGPAVASGSRWAVWAAEPPDARVVARVGNTQRVDGQAGHAGQVGQAEQADQVGLPGFAERIAQHTQVHLTGTKAWCSGAAVVSHALVTAWLDDEPVLVAVAMDHPTIAIDSSKWQAVGMQATASADVRFAQTPATLIGTAHAYVRRPGFWQGGAGIAACWYGAAARIGERVRETSSPQADAHRLAHLGAIDVALASAAAVLREAAAWIDANPLADAQRVALRARLVVEAAATEVMHHATRALGAGPLCRDARFARALADLPVFLRQSHAERDLAALGALMTATHNNAGTDAHANSHSNATANSNANSNTSANVAPHDPGTAPWTL